The following coding sequences lie in one Rutidosis leptorrhynchoides isolate AG116_Rl617_1_P2 chromosome 4, CSIRO_AGI_Rlap_v1, whole genome shotgun sequence genomic window:
- the LOC139842212 gene encoding probable serine/threonine-protein kinase PBL28 → MILVTEHASNGYLKDYWENVKDKSVLTWEKRLKICLDVAHALKYIECEMGVGMLKNVYFISSQDIVLDENWGAKIKFDEHHLGKDNLLIRIDVRCLGEFLLVVLFGKRTYTDFCDKVFDWSIETYLPKYINDGQIYSMLDSTIKNDSGACFASLNKFIEIASECVLKPDDQKPTMNVIVNELQQEEKKISSNQFPSVEICDFSSPYLLQKEYVDSEDKDAGNDVHKITFVLFYPSKKRFIILLFETS, encoded by the exons ATGATCCTTGTCACTGAGCACGCGTCTAATGGGTACCTTAAAGATTATTGGGAAAATGTCAAAGACAAGTCTGTTCTTACTTGGGAAAAACGACTGAAAATTTGTCTTGATGTTGCACATGCATTGAAATATATTGAGTGTGAAATGGGAGTCGGAATGCTGAAAAACGTCTATTTTATTAGCAGCCAAGATATTGTGTTGGACGAGAATTGGGGGGCAAAGATTAAATTTGACGAACATCATCTCGGAAAGGATAACTTACTAATACGTATAGATGTACGATGTTTAGGAGAATTTTTGTTAGTGGTTCTATTTGGGAAAAGAACGTATACAGATTTTTGTGACAAGGTGTTTGACTGGAGTATAGAAACTTATTTACCAAAATACATCAACGACGGACAGATATATTCGATGCTAGATTCGACAATCAAGAACGATAGTGGAGCCTGCTTTGCTTCTTTGAATAAATTTATCGAAATTGCATCTGAATGTGTTCTGAAACCTGATGACCAAAAGCCAACAATGAATGTCATCGTCAATGAGCTCCAGCAG GAAGAGAAGAAGATATCCAGCAATCAATTTCCATCTGTGGAAATTTGTGACTTTAGTTCTCCTTATTTGTTGCAAAAAGAATATGTTGATTCGGAAGATAAAGATGCTggaaatgatgttcataaaataacATTT GTCCTATTTTACCCTTCCAAAAAGCGATTCATTATACTCCTTTTTGAGACAAGCTGA